One genomic region from Egicoccus sp. AB-alg6-2 encodes:
- a CDS encoding carbohydrate ABC transporter permease gives MATSELTLPRGSAARARRKRKWPIHLGLILFGIVLLYPLLWLLASSFKPTAEIFTQPGLLPTTVRAQNYPDGWDALRHPFSRYLMNSAIVVMGAVIGNLVACSLAAYAFARLEFPGKKIWFAVMLGTIMLPIHVIIVPQYILFSQLDWINTFYPLIVPKFLATDAFFIFLMVQFIRALPGELDDAARIDGCGHFGIFTRVILPLSVPALATTAIFTFIWTWNDFFSQLIFLTSPDLYTVPVALRTFVDATSATPWGPLFAMSIVALGPIFGFFLAGQRYLVQGIATTGIK, from the coding sequence ATGGCGACGAGTGAGCTGACCCTGCCCCGCGGCAGCGCCGCCCGGGCACGGCGCAAGCGCAAGTGGCCGATCCACCTCGGGCTGATCCTGTTCGGGATCGTGCTGCTCTACCCGCTGCTGTGGCTGCTGGCGAGTTCGTTCAAGCCGACGGCCGAGATCTTCACGCAGCCTGGCCTGCTGCCGACGACGGTGCGGGCGCAGAACTACCCCGACGGCTGGGACGCGCTGCGGCACCCGTTCAGCCGCTACCTGATGAACTCGGCCATCGTGGTGATGGGTGCGGTCATCGGCAACCTGGTGGCCTGCTCGCTCGCGGCCTACGCGTTCGCCCGGCTGGAGTTCCCGGGCAAGAAGATCTGGTTCGCGGTGATGCTCGGCACGATCATGCTGCCCATCCACGTCATCATCGTGCCCCAGTACATCCTGTTCTCGCAGCTGGACTGGATCAACACCTTCTATCCGCTGATCGTGCCGAAGTTCCTGGCCACCGACGCGTTCTTCATCTTCCTGATGGTCCAGTTCATCCGGGCACTCCCGGGCGAGCTCGACGACGCGGCCCGCATCGACGGGTGCGGCCACTTCGGGATCTTCACGCGGGTGATCCTGCCGCTGTCGGTGCCCGCCCTGGCGACGACGGCGATCTTCACCTTCATCTGGACCTGGAACGACTTCTTCAGCCAGCTGATCTTTCTGACCAGCCCCGACCTCTACACCGTCCCGGTGGCGCTGCGGACCTTCGTCGACGCCACCAGCGCGACGCCGTGGGGGCCGCTCTTCGCCATGTCCATCGTCGCCCTGGGCCCGATCTTCGGGTTCTTCCTGGCCGGGCAGCGCTACCTCGTCCAGGGGATCGCGACCACCGGGATCAAGTGA
- a CDS encoding carbohydrate ABC transporter permease: MSATDAAERSATGPATTPEPATSAGTPRRRRGRVAEDRRAAWLFLLPWFLGLAFITVGPILGSLYLSFTDYSLLTAPEWTGLDNYRRMLGDPRFFTSLRVTFTYVFVSVPLQLAFALLLAIVLNRGVRGLPIYRSIYYLPSLLGSSVAIAILWRRVFGAEGLVNAVLALVGIQGPGWVSHPDWALSSLIVLNVWTFGSPMVIFLAGLRQIPGMYYEAAQVDGASTWQQFRRITLPLLTPIIFFNLVLQLINAFQSFTQAFIVSGGTGGPADSTLFYTLYLYQRGFGAFDMGYASALAWVLLMIVAALTAINFLASKYWVFYGDE, translated from the coding sequence GTGAGTGCGACCGACGCGGCGGAGCGATCGGCGACCGGTCCTGCCACGACGCCCGAGCCGGCGACGTCCGCGGGCACGCCCCGTCGTCGCCGGGGCCGCGTCGCCGAGGACCGTCGGGCCGCCTGGCTGTTCCTGCTGCCCTGGTTCCTCGGGCTGGCGTTCATCACGGTGGGCCCGATCCTCGGCTCGCTGTACCTGTCGTTCACCGACTACAGCCTGCTGACGGCACCCGAGTGGACCGGGCTGGACAACTACCGCCGCATGCTCGGCGACCCTCGGTTCTTCACCTCGCTGCGCGTGACGTTCACCTACGTCTTCGTCTCCGTCCCGCTCCAGCTCGCCTTCGCGCTGCTGCTGGCCATCGTGCTCAACCGCGGTGTCCGCGGGCTGCCGATCTACCGCTCGATCTACTACCTGCCGTCACTGCTCGGCAGCAGCGTCGCGATCGCCATCCTGTGGCGCCGCGTGTTCGGGGCCGAGGGACTCGTCAACGCGGTGCTCGCCCTGGTCGGCATCCAGGGACCGGGTTGGGTGTCGCACCCCGACTGGGCACTCAGCAGCCTGATCGTGCTCAACGTGTGGACGTTCGGCTCGCCCATGGTGATCTTCCTTGCCGGGCTGCGCCAGATCCCGGGGATGTACTACGAGGCGGCCCAGGTCGACGGCGCCAGCACCTGGCAGCAGTTCCGCCGGATCACCCTGCCCCTGCTGACGCCGATCATCTTCTTCAACCTCGTCCTGCAGCTCATCAACGCGTTCCAGAGCTTCACCCAGGCGTTCATCGTCAGCGGCGGTACCGGCGGACCCGCGGACTCGACGTTGTTCTACACGCTCTACCTCTACCAGCGGGGGTTCGGCGCGTTCGACATGGGTTACGCGTCGGCGCTCGCGTGGGTGCTGCTGATGATCGTGGCGGCGCTGACCGCCATCAACTTCCTGGCCTCCAAGTACTGGGTGTTCTATGGCGACGAGTGA
- a CDS encoding PmoA family protein: protein MTERNDDVLATLRGSGRAAAVLRGASDTPPGWSPRPYLHPVTTPAGVVVTDTHPEDHGWHLGASVTLQDVGGVNFWGGRTYVRDQGYTWREDHGRVEVGSLDADEHGLDATLRWRGPDGHDRLHERRHLQVGAVTDDAWTLQVEFTLENVTPDPLPLGSPATNGRTGAGYGGWFWRLPSGPEPVRVFTAAAEGEADVHGTRADWIAVQGTDVQGRGFTVAWQALDDATRDDPWFVRVAGYPGICSALAFVDPLTLPVGGRVTRRFEVTVADGWRRPDGADDGGNG, encoded by the coding sequence GTGACCGAGCGCAACGACGACGTCCTCGCCACCCTGCGGGGCAGCGGCCGCGCAGCGGCCGTCCTGCGAGGTGCCAGCGACACGCCACCCGGGTGGTCGCCGCGGCCGTACCTGCATCCGGTGACCACACCCGCCGGCGTCGTCGTAACCGACACCCATCCCGAGGACCACGGCTGGCACCTGGGGGCGTCGGTCACGCTCCAGGACGTCGGTGGCGTCAACTTCTGGGGCGGCCGCACCTACGTGCGCGACCAGGGCTACACCTGGCGCGAGGACCATGGTCGCGTCGAGGTCGGCTCCCTCGATGCCGACGAGCACGGCCTCGACGCCACGCTGCGCTGGCGCGGCCCCGACGGGCACGACCGCCTGCACGAACGTCGCCACCTGCAGGTCGGCGCCGTCACCGACGACGCCTGGACGCTGCAGGTCGAGTTCACGCTCGAGAACGTCACGCCCGATCCGTTGCCGCTCGGTTCGCCGGCGACCAACGGGCGGACCGGAGCCGGGTACGGCGGCTGGTTCTGGCGCCTACCATCCGGTCCGGAGCCGGTACGGGTGTTCACGGCGGCCGCGGAGGGCGAGGCCGACGTGCACGGCACCCGTGCCGACTGGATCGCGGTCCAGGGGACGGACGTGCAGGGGCGAGGCTTCACCGTGGCATGGCAGGCACTCGACGACGCGACGCGCGACGACCCGTGGTTCGTCCGCGTCGCCGGGTACCCGGGCATCTGCTCGGCGTTGGCGTTCGTCGATCCCCTGACGCTGCCGGTCGGCGGCCGGGTGACGCGACGATTCGAGGTCACGGTGGCGGACGGGTGGCGCCGCCCCGACGGGGCAGACGACGGGGGGAACGGATGA
- a CDS encoding LacI family DNA-binding transcriptional regulator: MSSNIGGSVTLADVARHAGVSLATASRVLNGAGGRTVGATFRERVLRSAELLGYSPNAQAQAVARGASSLVGLVVHDISDPYFAAIAAGVTEAAEERDTTVVLASTRQQHERELDYLATLRQHRARAVVLVGSRWEDRAYHQLVTRELDAYRRTGGRVAAVSQDRLGVDTVQPLNNAGARDLARALVDLGHRSFAVLGGPEGLLTARDRVRGFREGLRDRSVSGDVPVVTGAFTRDGGYDATLQLLAGGQRPGCLFAVNDVMAVGAMAALRESGLSVPDDVAVAGFDDIETLRDVTPSLTTVALPLRDMGRQAAEMALTPGRDTPKLIRVRGEVILRDSTKVAG; encoded by the coding sequence ATGAGCAGCAACATCGGCGGGTCGGTCACACTGGCGGACGTGGCGAGGCACGCCGGCGTGTCGTTGGCGACGGCCTCGCGGGTCCTCAACGGCGCGGGGGGCCGCACGGTCGGTGCAACCTTCCGGGAACGCGTGCTGCGCTCGGCCGAGCTGTTGGGTTACTCCCCCAATGCGCAGGCGCAGGCGGTGGCGCGTGGCGCAAGCAGCCTGGTGGGGCTGGTGGTCCACGACATCTCCGACCCCTACTTCGCCGCCATCGCCGCCGGCGTGACCGAGGCCGCGGAGGAACGCGACACCACGGTCGTGCTCGCCAGCACGCGTCAGCAGCACGAGCGGGAGCTGGACTACCTCGCCACGCTGCGCCAGCACCGGGCCCGCGCCGTGGTGCTGGTCGGCAGCCGCTGGGAGGACCGCGCCTACCACCAGTTGGTCACGCGCGAGCTCGACGCCTACCGGCGCACCGGCGGGCGTGTGGCCGCCGTCAGCCAGGACCGGCTCGGCGTCGACACGGTCCAGCCGCTCAACAACGCGGGCGCGCGCGACCTCGCCCGCGCGCTCGTCGACCTCGGCCACCGCTCGTTCGCGGTCCTCGGCGGCCCCGAGGGACTGCTGACGGCCCGGGACCGCGTCCGCGGCTTCCGCGAGGGGCTGCGGGACCGATCCGTGTCCGGTGACGTGCCGGTCGTCACCGGGGCGTTCACGCGTGACGGCGGCTACGACGCCACGCTGCAGCTGCTGGCCGGGGGCCAGCGGCCCGGGTGCCTGTTCGCCGTGAACGACGTCATGGCGGTCGGTGCCATGGCGGCACTGCGTGAGTCGGGACTGTCCGTTCCCGACGACGTGGCGGTGGCGGGCTTCGACGACATCGAGACGCTGCGCGACGTCACGCCCTCGCTCACGACCGTCGCGCTGCCACTGCGCGACATGGGTCGTCAGGCCGCCGAGATGGCCCTCACGCCCGGCCGCGACACGCCGAAGCTGATCCGCGTCCGCGGCGAGGTCATCCTGCGCGACAGCACCAAGGTGGCCGGGTGA
- a CDS encoding Gfo/Idh/MocA family protein, with the protein MSAVASPARVVLAGVHGHGHWHLRNLARLETQGRVRLVGVCDPQPLEGALAEQLQGVPHDDTLAEALERRAPDVVVLCTPIHTHVDLATAAMTAGAHVLLEKPPAPTRAGHLALRDAAEAAGVACQIGFQSFGSNAVEAARQLVAGGAIGELRGIGVAGAWVRGAAYYQRAPWAGRRVLDGRDVVDGALTNPFAHATATALRIDGSDGADGGFASLDLALFHANDIEADDTSSLTAVTTRGTPLAVAVTLCSPAHHEPYVLVHGNHGSVQVFYKTHRLRTVVDGIERESQHDEVDLLDNLLDHLADDAVELLAPVERTLGFAEVIDGVRLADPPRAIPAPYVQWVEDEAGPRVVVTGIDAAVERCARELTSFADLGLPWADLPATAARKSLL; encoded by the coding sequence ATGTCAGCTGTTGCTTCCCCGGCACGCGTCGTGCTCGCCGGCGTCCACGGGCACGGGCACTGGCACCTGCGCAACCTGGCTCGTCTCGAGACGCAGGGCCGGGTCCGCCTGGTCGGCGTCTGCGACCCGCAGCCGCTGGAGGGGGCACTGGCCGAGCAGCTGCAGGGCGTTCCCCACGACGACACGCTGGCCGAGGCGCTCGAGCGGCGCGCCCCCGACGTCGTCGTGCTCTGCACCCCCATCCATACCCACGTGGACCTGGCGACGGCCGCCATGACCGCCGGTGCCCACGTCCTGCTCGAGAAGCCGCCTGCGCCCACCCGCGCGGGGCATCTCGCACTGCGGGACGCGGCGGAGGCCGCGGGTGTCGCGTGCCAGATCGGGTTCCAGAGCTTCGGCTCGAACGCCGTCGAGGCAGCCCGCCAGCTGGTCGCCGGCGGAGCCATCGGCGAACTGCGCGGGATCGGGGTCGCCGGTGCCTGGGTGCGTGGCGCCGCCTACTACCAGCGCGCCCCCTGGGCCGGTCGACGGGTGCTGGACGGCCGCGACGTGGTCGACGGTGCGCTCACGAACCCGTTCGCGCACGCCACGGCGACCGCCCTGCGGATCGACGGCAGCGACGGCGCCGACGGCGGCTTCGCCAGCCTCGACCTGGCACTGTTCCACGCCAACGACATCGAGGCCGACGACACCTCGTCGCTGACCGCCGTGACCACGCGCGGTACCCCGCTCGCGGTCGCGGTCACGCTCTGCTCCCCGGCGCACCACGAGCCCTACGTGCTCGTCCACGGCAACCACGGCAGCGTGCAGGTGTTCTACAAGACCCACCGACTGCGCACCGTCGTCGACGGCATCGAACGCGAGAGCCAGCACGACGAGGTCGACCTGCTCGACAACCTGCTCGACCACCTCGCCGACGACGCGGTGGAGTTGCTGGCGCCCGTTGAGCGAACGCTCGGGTTTGCCGAGGTGATCGACGGGGTCCGGCTGGCCGACCCCCCGCGGGCGATCCCGGCCCCGTACGTGCAATGGGTCGAGGACGAGGCCGGTCCCCGGGTCGTGGTCACCGGCATCGACGCGGCCGTCGAACGCTGTGCCCGCGAGCTGACCTCGTTCGCCGACCTCGGCCTGCCGTGGGCCGACCTCCCTGCCACCGCCGCCAGGAAGAGCTTGCTGTGA